The DNA region GAGACGTGGAATTATAATTCATCATTACGCTTTGGGACCACTCACCAGATGCCGTATTGCCAGAAATCTGAGCGGTTTACTGGACGTTGATATTTCAGCTGAAGATATTGATGATTATCAACGTTTGGGCACTGATCCAACTAGCcccttgaaaataatttttgtgtcCTATCAGACAAAGAAGCTCGTTATGGAGAATCAGGAGAAATTGGAGGGTTCTGGGATGACAATCGAAGATGATACGGCGCTTTACGAAGTTGAGAATGACATCCAATTGGTGCCAGAATCCAGTAGTGATTCTTCTGATTCGTGATCTCTCTAAGCACTCGTTAAGTTGTCGCCACATTTccaaattttttcgtttcacaTTCAGCCCTTGTCCACCGAAATCTATTGCAGGCAAAATATACTTGTTCAATCAATATAGGTACTGTTCTttataacattttattgatcgAA from Coccinella septempunctata chromosome 1, icCocSept1.1, whole genome shotgun sequence includes:
- the LOC123321868 gene encoding uncharacterized protein LOC123321868, with product MTSHFLEWAKNTYVIFNLFLIVNNNFESIYSEFLSVKGRRELGTMANTGMDVERMIRLREEFKQMLSRLDKMELELTEVKKKQKNLTSQTEELVTLMRRRGIIIHHYALGPLTRCRIARNLSGLLDVDISAEDIDDYQRLGTDPTSPLKIIFVSYQTKKLVMENQEKLEGSGMTIEDDTALYEVENDIQLVPESSSDSSDS